The Fibrobacterota bacterium genome includes a window with the following:
- a CDS encoding alpha/beta hydrolase codes for MECVVLLHGLARTDKSMSVMQARLEREGFLVVNHGYPSRKYPIEELANRFLPLALAQCARSSLPSECGKIHFVTHSLGGILVRQYLNDHRLPKLGRVVMLGPPNHGSQVVDKLAWAPGFSWYNGPAGMQLGTSETGIPARLGPADFEVGVIAGTRSINLFLSLFLPNPNDGKVSVENTKLAGMQDHIQIPVSHPFLMRDPKAIGYTVNFLKTGSFR; via the coding sequence ATGGAATGCGTCGTATTGCTCCACGGCCTGGCCCGCACGGACAAATCCATGTCCGTCATGCAGGCCCGGCTGGAACGGGAAGGCTTTCTGGTCGTCAATCACGGCTATCCTTCCCGGAAGTACCCCATCGAAGAACTCGCGAACCGGTTCCTGCCCTTGGCCCTCGCGCAATGCGCCCGGTCCTCGCTGCCATCGGAATGCGGGAAGATCCATTTCGTCACCCACTCCTTGGGCGGCATCCTCGTCCGCCAATATCTGAACGACCATCGGCTCCCGAAGTTGGGCCGGGTAGTTATGCTGGGGCCGCCCAATCACGGGAGCCAGGTAGTCGACAAGCTGGCCTGGGCGCCGGGCTTCAGCTGGTACAACGGTCCGGCAGGTATGCAATTGGGGACATCGGAGACCGGCATCCCCGCCCGACTAGGTCCCGCCGATTTCGAAGTCGGGGTCATCGCCGGGACCCGGTCCATCAATCTCTTCCTATCCCTGTTCCTGCCCAACCCGAACGATGGCAAGGTTTCCGTAGAGAACACCAAGCTGGCGGGCATGCAGGACCATATCCAAATCCCGGTCTCGCACCCGTTCCTGATGCGCGATCCGAAAGCCATCGGATATACGGTGAATTTCCTAAAGACGGGTTCTTTCCGGTAG
- a CDS encoding transglycosylase SLT domain-containing protein: protein MIGSPKGGFLKRFFLTVVDGAPIDRKVEVFSSVTVGRSHGNDLAFTGEEYGIVSARHALVALKGASLWLRDLDSTNGTFVGKTRVTERELLGGEIIMLGHDGPAMRVEVMDIPEERSGSETLLAKGRETTTMLAPELGLFARKSRRDGNRSLILEMAKRLRSSNSPQEVMQGLLRDPERLARLLQGGVMPERVADWLGGIGSRFARSRRRILWIGGAFGGIAMVGISVLGWQNFSYRQKIRRQGDLLSQIHELEKGLDAPAAAGEDSPERARAVHQLLAAEKQLFQLREKLKLPDRAPTYQDPLGADVHQVLEELGKKAFIVPESFIKTVQGQIDYFIAPGNRATLARCFARKPRYEALIRQELKKRNLPYDFLYIAMQESLLDSAARSGNDARGLWQLVPETARDFDLKVPEDWKAAPAALDERTRPRAATRAAADYLHTLYSDFGDAPLAMAAYNAGATKMRKTLRRIEDPINDRDFWYIYRMGYMSAETREYVPKIIAMILIDRNREKYGFPPEAKRMEAKAPEAKAAEAKTPEAKHPNAKKPAPKRATSAPKTRV, encoded by the coding sequence ATGATAGGAAGTCCGAAGGGAGGCTTCCTGAAGCGGTTTTTCCTCACCGTAGTCGATGGCGCCCCGATCGATCGCAAGGTCGAGGTGTTCTCGTCCGTGACCGTGGGGCGCAGCCATGGCAACGACCTGGCTTTCACCGGCGAGGAGTACGGCATCGTTTCCGCCCGGCACGCCCTGGTGGCCCTCAAAGGCGCATCCTTGTGGCTGCGGGATTTGGACAGCACCAACGGTACCTTCGTAGGCAAAACCCGCGTGACCGAGCGGGAGCTGTTGGGCGGCGAGATCATCATGCTGGGCCACGACGGGCCGGCCATGCGCGTGGAGGTGATGGACATCCCCGAGGAGCGCTCCGGCTCGGAAACCCTGCTGGCCAAGGGCCGCGAAACCACCACCATGCTGGCCCCGGAGCTGGGCCTTTTCGCCCGCAAGTCCCGCCGCGACGGGAATCGCAGCCTGATCCTGGAGATGGCCAAGCGATTGCGCAGCAGCAACAGCCCGCAGGAAGTGATGCAGGGCCTTTTGCGCGATCCCGAGCGGCTGGCGCGGCTGCTGCAAGGGGGCGTGATGCCTGAGCGCGTGGCCGATTGGCTGGGAGGCATCGGCTCGCGTTTCGCGCGTTCGCGCCGGCGCATCCTATGGATCGGAGGCGCCTTCGGCGGGATCGCCATGGTCGGGATATCCGTGCTGGGCTGGCAGAATTTCAGCTATCGGCAGAAGATCAGGAGGCAGGGGGATTTGCTTTCCCAGATCCACGAGTTGGAGAAGGGCTTGGATGCGCCGGCGGCGGCGGGGGAGGATTCGCCGGAACGGGCGCGGGCCGTGCACCAATTGCTGGCGGCGGAAAAACAGCTTTTCCAACTGCGCGAGAAACTGAAGCTCCCCGATCGCGCGCCCACCTATCAAGACCCCTTGGGGGCGGACGTGCATCAAGTGCTGGAGGAGCTCGGCAAAAAGGCCTTCATCGTACCCGAGAGCTTCATCAAGACGGTGCAAGGCCAGATCGACTACTTCATCGCGCCCGGGAACCGCGCCACCCTCGCGCGCTGCTTCGCGCGCAAGCCGCGCTACGAGGCGCTCATCCGCCAGGAGCTGAAGAAAAGGAACCTGCCCTACGACTTCCTTTACATCGCCATGCAGGAGAGCCTATTGGACTCCGCCGCGCGGAGCGGCAACGATGCGCGGGGCCTTTGGCAGCTGGTGCCGGAAACCGCCCGCGATTTCGATCTGAAGGTGCCGGAGGATTGGAAAGCGGCGCCGGCCGCCCTCGACGAACGGACCCGGCCGCGGGCCGCCACGCGCGCGGCGGCCGATTACCTGCATACACTGTATTCCGATTTCGGGGACGCCCCCCTGGCCATGGCCGCCTACAACGCGGGCGCCACCAAGATGCGCAAGACCTTGCGCCGGATCGAGGATCCCATAAATGACCGCGATTTCTGGTACATCTACCGCATGGGATACATGTCGGCGGAGACGCGGGAATACGTGCCTAAGATCATCGCCATGATCCTGATCGACCGGAACCGGGAGAAGTACGGCTTCCCTCCGGAAGCGAAGAGGATGGAAGCGAAAGCCCCGGAGGCGAAGGCCGCGGAGGCGAAAACGCCGGAAGCGAAGCATCCGAACGCGAAGAAACCCGCGCCGAAGCGGGCTACTTCCGCCCCCAAGACGCGCGTCTAA
- a CDS encoding carboxypeptidase regulatory-like domain-containing protein, producing MTTKTKITAAPGPTTVTSIRVWVREFLDGVPQDPIPDAKVTLTEFATGKVAATGLTDGNGNFKATFLKVGDYYVSVSKPLYGPVPTVGNKPAAGVWTSPKTYCGSIASLPKDPKKPSDALPVLFDARMVTELETPNFMMEFGDRLDYDFGELLKDLSRFPDGSHAHQVAHFTHSEMKGGNLIAVVSAGKSLTVLKDKLPVDEYETLKTTYLKSGDITANAYYFGLQNDPRRRGYALISNSNSSVARESGFSTARTRLAAVFGHEINHFRNRVLIDGIGGGINATNFVDPALAGSTDGEGTRYRFINELAARHEGWHVAKDISGAKGPHVPAVGAFWNKIVDYSAWYTAFEDLGYMQGLSAVDRQKQACIWLTTCANVMIYHYDDPVNKAIQAMMKSEANLGVTNNYLTIAGVAPDGLA from the coding sequence ATGACGACCAAGACCAAGATCACGGCGGCTCCTGGCCCGACCACGGTCACCTCGATCCGGGTGTGGGTGCGCGAGTTCCTCGACGGCGTTCCGCAGGATCCGATTCCCGATGCCAAGGTCACGCTCACGGAATTCGCGACCGGCAAGGTGGCCGCGACGGGATTGACCGACGGGAACGGCAACTTCAAGGCCACCTTCCTCAAGGTCGGCGATTATTACGTTTCGGTCTCCAAGCCGCTGTACGGGCCGGTCCCGACCGTGGGGAACAAGCCCGCCGCGGGCGTTTGGACGAGCCCCAAGACCTACTGCGGCTCCATCGCCTCCCTGCCGAAGGATCCCAAGAAGCCCAGCGACGCCTTGCCCGTCCTCTTCGATGCGCGCATGGTCACCGAACTGGAGACCCCCAATTTCATGATGGAGTTCGGGGATCGCTTGGATTACGACTTCGGGGAATTGCTCAAGGATCTCTCCCGGTTCCCGGATGGATCGCATGCCCATCAGGTAGCGCACTTCACCCATTCCGAGATGAAGGGCGGGAACCTGATCGCCGTGGTCAGCGCCGGGAAATCGCTCACCGTATTGAAGGACAAGCTCCCGGTAGACGAATACGAAACTTTGAAGACCACCTACCTGAAATCCGGGGACATCACGGCGAACGCCTACTATTTCGGATTGCAGAACGATCCGCGACGCCGTGGCTATGCGCTTATCAGCAACTCGAACTCCAGCGTCGCGCGGGAGTCGGGGTTTTCAACGGCCAGGACCCGCCTGGCGGCGGTGTTCGGGCATGAAATCAACCATTTCCGCAACCGCGTGCTAATCGACGGAATAGGCGGGGGCATCAATGCGACCAACTTCGTCGATCCGGCCTTGGCCGGGTCCACCGACGGAGAGGGTACCCGCTACCGCTTCATCAACGAGCTCGCGGCGCGGCACGAAGGCTGGCATGTGGCGAAGGACATATCCGGTGCCAAGGGCCCGCACGTACCCGCGGTTGGCGCTTTCTGGAACAAGATCGTGGATTATTCGGCCTGGTACACCGCGTTTGAGGATTTGGGCTATATGCAGGGCCTGAGCGCTGTTGATCGCCAAAAGCAAGCCTGCATCTGGCTAACCACCTGCGCTAACGTGATGATTTACCACTACGACGACCCGGTCAACAAGGCCATCCAGGCCATGATGAAGAGCGAAGCGAATTTGGGCGTCACGAACAACTACCTGACCATTGCGGGCGTCGCGCCCGATGGACTCGCATGA